In Raphanus sativus cultivar WK10039 chromosome 5, ASM80110v3, whole genome shotgun sequence, the following proteins share a genomic window:
- the LOC108805270 gene encoding protein ACTIVITY OF BC1 COMPLEX KINASE 8, chloroplastic, giving the protein MAASSSSSSSSPSSLLLPNINFHSRSVSIPGIFLPRNRLRYSHNLPLRIRASRDDNVAVEDRENAVINGNGSVRLNGGNGAAAARKSINGGLNGNGRLNGNGNGSLVKYVNGSVTEEEVRQKRVEDIGQEDAWFKKTQQKQQQQQQVEVSVAPGGRWSRFKTYSTIQRTLEIWGFVLAFVFRTWLSGQKFSYKGGMTEEKKVLRRKVLAKWLKENILRLGPTFIKIGQQFSTRVDILPQEYVDQLSELQDQVPPFSSATALSIVEEELGASVDDIFDRFDYEPIAAASLGQVHRARLKGQEVVIKVQRPGLKDLFDIDLKNLRVIAEYLQKVDPKSDGAKRDWVAIYDECASVLYQEIDYTKEAANSELFANNFKNLEYVKVPSIYWEYTTPQILTMEYVPGIKINKIQALDQLGVDRKRLGRYAVESYLEQILSHGFFHADPHPGNIAVDDVNGGRLIFYDFGMMGSISPNIREGLLEAFYGVYEKDPDKVIQAMVQMGVLVPTGDLTSIRRTALFFLNSFEERLAAQRKEKEELAAAEQLGFKKPLSKEEKQEKKKQRLAAIGEDLLAIAADQPFRFPATFTFVVRAFSVLDGIGKGLDPRFDITEIAKPYALELLRFREAGVEVVVKDLRTRWDRQSQAFYNLFRQADRVEKLAVIIQRLEQGDLKLRVRALESERAFQRVATVQKTIGSAVAAGSLVNLATILYLNSLKTPANIAYTVCAFFSLQVLIGVIKVKKFDQREKLITGTA; this is encoded by the exons ATGGcggcttcttcatcttcctcctcttcttctccctcGTCTCTCCTCTTACCGAACATCAATTTCCATTCTCGTTCCGTTTCAATCCCCGGAATCTTCCTGCCTAGAAACCGCTTGAGATACAGTCACAACCTCCCGCTTCGAATCAGAGCTTCCAGAGACGATAATGTCGCTGTGGAAGATCGTGAAAACGCAGTGATCAACGGAAACGGAAGTGTACGTCTAAACGGCGGCAACGGAGCTGCTGCCGCCAGAAAATCAATCAACGGAGGTTTAAACGGAAACGGCCGTTTAAACGGTAACGGTAACGGTAGTTTGGTGAAGTACGTGAACGGAAGCGTAACGGAAGAAGAAGTGAGGCAGAAGAGAGTAGAGGATATCGGTCAAGAGGATGCTTGGTTTAAGAAAACTCaacagaaacaacaacaacaacaacaagttgag GTTTCTGTTGCACCTGGTGGTCGATGGAGTAGGTTCAAGACTTACTCAACGATCCAAAGAACATTGGAGATTTGGGGGTTTGTCCTTGCGTTTGTTTTCAGGACATGGCTAAGCGGTCAGAAGTTTTCTTACAAAG GGGGAATGACTGAGGAGAAAAAGGTTTTGAGAAGGAAGGTTTTAGCCAAGTGGTTGAAGGAAAACATATTGAGATTAGGTCctacttttattaaaattggTCAGCAGTTCTCTACCAGAGTGGACATTCTTCCTCAAGAGTATGTTGATCAGTTGTCTGAACTTCag GATCAAGTGCCTCCTTTTTCTTCAGCTACGGCACTATCGATTGTTGAAGAGGAGCTTGGAGCATCTGTTGATGACATTTTCGACCGTTTTGATTATGAACCTATAGCTGCTGCTAGTCTTG GCCAAGTTCACCGTGCAAGATTGAAGGGTCAAGAGGTTGTCATTAAAGTACAGAGACCCGGTCTCAAGGATCTCTTTGATATTGATCTTAAAAATCTGAGG GTGATCGCTGAGTATCTCCAAAAGGTGGATCCAAAATCAGATGGTGCAAAGAGAGATTGGGTTGCAATTTATGATGAATGTGCCAGTGTACTGTACCAG GAAATTGATTACACAAAGGAAGCAGCTAACTCCGAGTTGTTTGCTAATAACTTCAAAAACCTAGAGTATGTAAAAGTTCCATCCATCTACTGGGAGTACACCACACCTCAG ATCCTGACAATGGAGTATGTCCCTGGGATTAAAATCAACAAAATACAAGCCTTGGATCAGTTAGGCGTTGATCGGAAAAG GCTAGGGAGATATGCTGTTGAATCTTACCTGGAGCAAATCTTGTCTCATGGATTCTTTCATGCCGACCCT CACCCTGGGAATATTGCGGTTGATGATGTCAACGGTGGGCGGCTGATATTTTACGACTTTGGAATGATGGGAAG TATCAGCCCAAATATTAGAGAAGGTTTGTTGGAGGCATTCTACGGTGTTTATGAGAAGGACCCTGATAAG GTCATTCAAGCAATGGTTCAAATGGGTGTGCTTGTACCTACTGGAGATTTGACATCGATCAGAAGAACAGCGCTGTTTTTTCTCAACAG TTTCGAAGAACGGCTTGCTGCGCAaagaaaggagaaagaagaacTAGCAGCAGCAGAACAGCTTGGGTTCAAGAAGCCACTAAGCAAAGAGGAAAAGCAAGAGAAAAAGAAGCAACGTTTGGCTGCAATAGGAGAAGACTTATTAGCCATTGCAGCTGATCAACCTTTCCGGTTCCCAGCCACATTCACATTTGTTGTTAGAGCCTTTTCAG TATTGGATGGCATCGGCAAAGGTCTTGACCCCCGGTTTGATATAACAGAGATTGCAAAACC ATATGCTTTGGAATTGCTACGGTTCCGGGAAGCTGGAGTTGAAGTTGTAGTGAAG GACCTGAGAACGAGATGGGACAGACAGTCACAAGCATTCTACAATCTATTTAGGCAAGCTGATAGAGTTGAAAAGCTAGCTGTGATCATCCAACGACTT GAGCAAGGTGATTTGAAGCTTAGGGTCCGAGCACTGGAGTCTGAGAGGGCATTTCAACGTGTGGCAACTGTTCAAAAAACAATTGGAAGT GCTGTTGCTGCAGGAAGTCTAGTCAATCTCGCAACGATTTTGTATCTGAATTCTTTAAAA ACACCAGCTAATATAGCATACACAGTTTGCGCTTTCTTCAGCCTCCAAGTTCTAATCGGAGTTATAAAAGTCAAGAAGTTCGACCAACGTGAAAAACTGATCACTGGAACAGCTTAA
- the LOC108860301 gene encoding DNA (cytosine-5)-methyltransferase CMT3, whose protein sequence is MAPKRKIPSTELEISGSISTRPRRSPKAPVEVAVEPIRSPKFKFKIELVVEKSEKDPSWVLDEPIDDSEARIKWPERYQVVQEVVVLPKKKKKKYVEEEEIFRARRHFRRAILDESITYNLNDDAHVKSDEEKPFICKIVEIFEGTDGEMYFTAQWFYRAYDTVIQRHDGLIDDKRVFLSDMKDVNSMDVLLNKLKILMIPLTENYEVTESCDYYCNMTYRLPFSTLEALQPSQCVTPDQRTDATMLDLYCGCGAMSTGLCMGAQLSGLKLVTKWAVDNDKYAVQSIKYNHPKTEVRNESAEDFLFLLKEWEKLCIHFSLIECVDSEKYENLYGMSSVVEEVEDGSDESDVKDGGEVFEVEKVVGIKKKEGGGLHLKVRWENYGPSHDTWEPIENLSCRKKIKEFVVHGYKTSILPLPGGVDVVCGGPPCQGISGLNRFRNEKAPLEDKKNAQLLVYMKIVDFLKPKYVLMENVVDMLRFVDGFVARYAVGQLVQMNYQTRMGMMAAGSYGLAQFRRRFFLWGARSSERLPQFPLPTHDVVNRGNVPKNFYENVVAYEQKDNVKLAKKILLSDVLTDLPVVANNERRAEMPYDKAPKTPFQQFIRLTKEGMLASPEDPKSNSTNDVLYDHHPLNLNKDDYQRVCMIPKKKGANFRDLPGVTVNGYNQVELDPKIPRVYLKSNNPLIPEYAITFVNGRSKKPFGRLWWDETVSTVVGRAEPHNHVMIHPSQDRVLTVRENARLQGFPDYYRLFGPTKQKYKQVGNAVAVPVASALGFALGQAFQGLTTGSDPLFILPEDFPKPTF, encoded by the exons ATGGCTCCAAAGCGTAAGATTCCTTCGACTGAACTTGAAATCTCCGGTTCCATCTCAACTAGGCCGAGGAGAAGTCCCAAGGCGCCGGTGGAAGTTGCTGTTGAGCCGATACGTTCCCCCAAATTTAAGTTCAAGATAGAGTTGGTGGTGGAGAAATCTGAGAAGGATCCATCCTGGGTTCTAGATGAGCCGATTGATGACTCAGAGGCTAGGATTAAATGGCCCGAGAGGTATCAAGTAGTTCAGGAAGTTGTAGTTTtgccaaagaagaaaaaaaagaa gTATGTTGAGGAAGAGGAGATATTCCGTGCGCGGCGCCATTTTCGACGAGCTATCCTTGATGAATCCATCACATACAATCTCAACGATGATGCTCATGTTAAg TCTGACGAGGAGAAGCCTTTCATTTGCAAGATCGTCGAAATCTTCGAGGGAACTGATGGCGAAATGTACTTTACCGCACAGTGGTTTTACCGCGCCTATGATACC GTAATCCAAAGACACGATGGTCTGATCGATGACAAACGTGTTTTTCTCTCGGACATGAAAGATGTAAACTCAATGGACGTGCTTCTCAACAAATTGAAAATTCTGATGATCCCATTAACT GAAAATTATGAAGTGACTGAAAGCTGCGATTACTATTGCAACATGACCTATCGCCTGCCTTTCTCAACACTTGAAGCTTTGCAACCAAGTCAGTGTGTTACGCCTGATCAAAGAACGGATGCTACAATGCTAGACTTGTATTGTGGGTGTGGAGCCATGTCAACTGGCTTATGCATGGGAGCTCAGCTTTCAGGGCTGAAACTTGTCACG AAATGGGCTGTTGACAATGACAAGTATGCAGTTCAAAGCATAAAGTATAATCACCCGAAAACAGAA GTGAGAAACGAGTCCGCAGAAGATTTTCTGTTTCTGCTTAAGGAGTGGGAGAAACTATGCATTCATTTCTCTTTGATTGAATGTGTGGATTCAGAAAAATACGAAAACCTTTATGGGATGTCGTCTGTTGTGGAAGAGGTTGAAGATGGAAGCGATGAGAGTGATGTCAAAGATGGTGGAGAGGTTTTTGAAGTTGAAAAGGTTGTTGGTATTAAGAAAAAGGAAGGAGGTGGACTCCATCTGAAG GTCCGGTGGGAGAACTATGGGCCTTCCCATGACACATGGGAACCTATTGAAAATCTTAG TTGCCGTAAGAAAATTAAAGAGTTCGTTGTGCATGGATATAAAACAAGCATCCTTCCATTACCA GGAGGTGTTGATGTTGTTTGTGGAGGTCCTCCATGCCAAGGGATTAGCGGTCTCAACAGATTCAGGAACGAGAAAGCGCCGCTGGAAGATAAAAAGAACGCGCAGCTTCTTGTATACATGAAAATTGTGGACTTTCTGAAGCCCAAGTATGTTCTGATGGAGAATGTGGTAGATATGCTTAGGTTTGTTGATGGCTTTGTTGCGCGCTATGCTGTGGGACAGCTTGTCCAAATGAATTATCAGACGAGAATGGGAATGATGGCGGCAGGGTCGTATGGCCTTGCTCAGTTCCGCAGGCGCTTCTTCTTATGGGGTGCAAGGTCTAGCGAG aGGCTTCCTCAGTTCCCACTTCCAACTCATGATGTTGTCAATAGAGGAAATGTTCCTAAGAACTTTTAT GAAAACGTAGTGGCCTATGAACAAAAAGACAATGTGAAGTTGGCAAAGAAGATCCTACTCTCGGATGTCCTTACCGACCTTCCAGTT gttgcaaacaatgagaggagGGCGGAGATGCCATATGACAAAGCTCCTAAGACGCCATTTCAACAGTTTATCAGACTGACGAAAGAAG GAATGTTAGCTTCACCTGAAGATCCCAAGTCAAACTCCACAAACGATGTGTTGTACGATCACCATCCTTTGAATCTTAACAAAGATGATTATCAACGTGTCTGTATGATCCCCAAGAAGAAG GGAGCGAATTTCAGGGACTTACCTGGTGTAACTGTTAATGGTTATAACCAAGTTGAATTGGATCCTAAAATCCCCAGGGTCTATCTTAAATCCAATAACCCCTTG ATTCCAGAATACGCCATAACATTTGTCAACGGAAGATCAAAGAA ACCCTTTGGACGGCTTTGGTGGGATGAAACTGTCTCAACTGTTGTCGGAAGAGCCGAGCCACACAATCAT GTCATGATCCACCCAAGCCAAGACCGTGTCTTGACTGTGCGAGAGAACGCAAGGCTTCAGGGCTTCCCTGATTACTATAGACTATTTGGTCCTACCAAGCAAAA GTACAAACAAGTTGGGAATGCGGTTGCAGTACCAGTTGCTAGTGCACTTGGATTCGCATTAGGACAAGCTTTTCAAGGCCTCACAACTGGTAGTGATCCACTCTTCATTCTGCCCGAAGATTTTCCAAAACCAACCTTCTGA
- the LOC108863314 gene encoding asparagine synthetase [glutamine-hydrolyzing] 2 has translation MCGILAVLGCIDNSQAKRSRIIELSRRLRHRGPDWSGLHCHQDCYLAHERLAIIDPTSGDQPLYNQDKTVVVTVNGEIYNHKSLRENLLKSHQFWTGSDCEVIAHLYEEHGEEFIDMLDGMFAFVLLDTRDKSFIAARDAIGVIPLYIGWGVDGSVWFASEMKALSDDCEQFMAFPPGHIYSSKQGGLRRWYNPPWYSELVPSTPYDPLVLRNAFEQAVIKRLMTDVPFGVLLSGGLDSSLVASVALRHLEKSEAAQWGSQLHTFCIGLKGSPDLKAGREVANYLGTRHHEFQFTVQDGIDAIEEVIYHIETYDVTTIRASTPMFLMSRKIKSLGVKMVLSGEGSDEILGGYLYFHKAPNKKEFHEETCRKIKALHQYDCLRANKSTSAWGVEARVPFLDKEFLNVAMSIDPEWKMIRPDLGRIEKWVLRNAFDDEEKPYLPKHILYRQKEQFSDGVGYSWIDGLKDHANKHVSDTMLSNASFVFPDNTPMTKEAYYYRTIFEKFFPKSAARATVPGGPSIACSTAKAIEWDATWSKNLDPSGRAALGVHVAAYEEDKEKLAANGALRS, from the exons ATGTGTGGGATACTAGCAGTCCTCGGTTGCATCGACAACTCTCAAGCTAAACGTTCTCGTATCATCGAGCTCTCTCGCAG ATTGAGGCATAGAGGTCCTGATTGGAGCGGACTGCATTGTCATCAAGATTGTTACCTTGCTCATGAGCGTTTAGCCATCATCGACCCAACCTCCGGTGACCAGCCTCTCTATAACCAAGACAAAACCGTCGTTGTCACT GTCAATGGAGAGATATACAACCACAAGAGTCTGCGTGAGAATCTGCTCAAGTCTCATCAGTTCTGGACTGGTAGTGACTGTGAAGTCATTGCTCATCTT TATGAAGAACATGGAGAGGAGTTTATTGACATGTTGGATGGGATGTTTGCCTTTGTTCTTCTCGATACACGCGATAAAAGTTTCATCGCTGCAAGGGACGCTATCGGTGTCATCCCTTTGTACATTGGATGGGGTGTTGATG GTTCTGTCTGGTTTGCTTCTGAGATGAAGGCACTTAGTGATGACTGTGAGCAGTTTATGGCTTTCCCTCCAGGCCACATCTATTCAAGTAAACAAG GAGGGCTTAGGAGGTGGTACAATCCTCCATGGTACTCTGAGCTGGTTCCTTCAACCCCATATGATCCTTTAGTGCTCCGCAATGCTTTTGAGCAG GCTGTTATAAAGAGACTAATGACTGATGTGCCTTTCGGAGTTCTTCTCTCTGGAGGTCTAGACTCCTCCCTCGTTGCTTCAGTAGCATTACGCCATTTGGAAAAATCTGAAGCTGCCCAATGGGGTTCACAACTGCATACATTCTGCATTGGCCTGAAG GGGTCACCGGATCTTAAAGCTGGCAGAGAAGTTGCTAACTATCTTGGGACTCGCCACCACGAGTTTCAGTTCACAGTTCAGGACGGGATAGATGCAATAGAGGAAGTCATTTACCATATCGAGACTTATGATGTGACTACCATAAGAGCTAGCACGCCGATGTTTCTCATGTcaagaaaaatcaaatcattAGGTGTAAAAATGGTTCTTTCTGGTGAAGGCTCTGATGAGATTCTCGGAGGATACTTGTACTTCCACAAGGCACCTAACAAGAAAGAGTTTCACGAAGAAACATGCCGAAag ATCAAAGCTCTTCACCAATATGATTGTTTGAGAGCAAACAAGTCAACATCTGCTTGGGGTGTTGAAGCTCGTGTGCCTTTCCTAGATAAAGAGTTTTTAAACGTGGCAATGAGCATTGATCCAGAGTGGAAGATGATCAGGCCTGATCTCGGGAGGATTGAGAAATGGGTGCTACGCAATGCCTTTGATGATGAAGAGAAGCCTTATCTTCCAAAG CACATTCTGTATAGACAGAAAGAGCAGTTCAGTGATGGAGTTGGGTATAGCTGGATTGATGGTTTGAAAGATCATGCAAACAAACAt GTCTCTGATACTATGCTGTCAAACGCAAGCTTTGTCTTCCCGGACAACACACCTATGACAAAAGAAGCTTACTACTACAGAACCATTTTCGAAAAGTTCTTCCCTAAG AGCGCTGCAAGAGCGACGGTACCAGGAGGTCCAAGTATAGCTTGCAGCACAGCGAAGGCTATAGAGTGGGATGCAACTTGGTCAAAGAATCTTGATCCTTCGGGACGTGCGGCTCTTGGAGTTCATGTCGCAGCTTATGAGGAAGATAAAGAGAAATTAGCTGCTAATGGTGCTCTAAGAAGTTAA
- the LOC108863315 gene encoding UDP-N-acetylglucosamine transporter ROCK1 — MATTNGAKKSQSSKMGPKVLFYSLLLTLQYGAQPLISKRCIGKEVIVTSSVLTCEIVKVVCALVLMARDGSLKGLAKEWTLMGSLTASGLPAAIYALQNSLLQISYRSLDSLTFSILNQTKIFFTAFFTFIILRQKQSVQQIGALCLLIMAAVLLSVGEGSNKTSSSGINPEQVLFSGIIPVLVASVLSGLASSLCQWASQVKKHSSYLMTVEMSIVGSLCMLVSTLKSPDGEAIKRHGFFHGWTALTMVPVISNALGGILVGLVTSHAGGVRKGFVIVSALLVTALLQFAFEGKPPSSYCLVALPLVISSISLYQKYPYLDKKKKKV; from the exons ATGGCGACGACTAACGGAGCGAAGAAGAGTCAGTCGTCGAAGATGGGCCCtaaggttttgttttattccttACTCCTCACGCTTCAGTACGGAGCCCAGCCCCTCATCTCCAAACGCTGCATCGG GAAGGAGGTTATTGTAACTTCATCTGTTTTGACATGCGAGATTGTTAAG GTTGTATGTGCTCTGGTTCTCATGGCAAGAGATGGTAGTTTGAAAGGGTTAGCAAAAGAGTGGACGTTGATGGGATCCTTGACTGCATCTGGACTTCCTGCTGCCATATATGCTCTTCAGAACAGTTTGCTTCAGATCTCCTACCGCAGTCTTGACTCCTTGACTTTTTCTATTCTCAATCAGACCAAAATCTTTTTCACTGCCTTCTTCACTTTCATCATACTTAG GCAGAAGCAATCAGTTCAACAAATAGGAGCTTTGTGTTTACTTATCATGGCAGCAGTCCTTCTAAGTGTTGGTGAAGGGTCTAACAAGACTTCTTCAAGTGGCATTAATCCGGAGCAGGTGCTGTTTTCTGGAATCATCCCGGTCTTGGTAGCCTCTGTGCTCTCTGGTTTAGCCTCTTCTCTCTGTCAATGGGCTTCTCAGGTCAAGAAGCATTCATCGTACTTGATGACAGTAGAAATGTCTATTGTTGGAAGCCTCTGCATGTTAGTAAGTACCCTTAAGTCTCCAGATGGCGAAGCGATCAAAAGACATGGCTTCTTTCATGGTTGGACTGCTTTAACCATG GTCCCAGTTATAAGCAATGCTCTCGGTGGGATTCTCGTTGGCCTTGTTACATCACATGCCGGTGGTGTaagaaag GGATTTGTGATTGTCTCGGCGTTACTTGTCACCGCTCTGCTGCAGTTTGCGTTTGAAGGAAAACCGCCGTCATCGTATTGCCTCGTAGCTCTTCCTCTCGTGATCAGTAGCATCTCATTGTACCAGAAATATCCATACCtggacaagaagaagaagaaggtctaA